The segment CCCTTCGGCCAGCGCCTCCGCCAGGTTGGCGAACAGCACGGTAAACCAGAGCCAGAGCGCGATCGCGCCGGTAAAGCTGGCGCTGCCGCCGACACGGCCAGCCAGCATCGCCAGCGCCAGCAGCGAGGTCAGAATGCTGCCGAGGTAGACCACAAACATCACCGGGTTACGAAACTGTACCCGCGGATCGAGCTTTTTCACCGCATCCCAGGCCGAGGTGCGCAGCAGGGCTGCGTCAAATAATGCCTGTTGTTGACGACTCATGAGGATTGTCCCTGAACAAGTTGCAGATGCTCAGCCACCGGGCCGAGGGCCAGAGCAGGAATAAAGGTCAGTGCACCCACCAGCAGAACGGTGCCGATCAGCAGCGCAATAAACAGCGGGCCGTGCGTCGGCAGCGTGCCGTTACCCACCGGCTGCACTTTTTTCACCGCCATCGCCCCGGCAATCGCCATCACCGGGATGATGATGCCGAAGCGGCCCAGCAGCATGCAGACGGCCAGTAACAGGTTCCAGAATGGGGTGTTAGCACTCAGTCCGGCAAAGGCACTGCCGTTGTTGTTGGCCGCCGAGGAGACCGCGTAGAGCACCTCGCTGAAGCCGTGAATGCCAGGATTCGCCATGGCGCTGCGTCCGGCGTCCGTCATCATCGCCAGCGCGGTGCCGATCAGCACCAGCGCCGGAGTGACCAGAATCGCCAGCGCGGTCATCTTCATCTCCCACACATCGACTTTTTTGCCCAGGAACTCCGGGGTTCGGCCAATCATCAGCCCGGCGATAAACACCGCCAGCAGCACAAACAGCAGCATCCCGTAGAGGCCCGCACCGACACCGCCAAATACCACCTCGCCCAGCTGCATCAGCCACATCGGCACCATCCCGCCCAGCGCGGTAAAGGAGTCGTGCATGGCGTTCACCGCGCCGCAGGAAGCTGCCGTCGTAATCACTGCAAACAGGCTGCTGTTGAGGATGCCGAAGCGCGTCTCTTTGCCTTCCATGTTGGCGGCGCTGTCTGCGCCCATCTGCAGGAAGTGCGGATTGCCCTGCAGTTCAGCCCACATCACCACCGCCACGGCCGCGACAAACATCAGCGTCATCGCCCAGAGCAGCATGTGGCCCTGACGGCGGTCACGCACGCTTTCACCGAACGCGAAGCAGAGCGCCGCCGGGATCAGAAAGATGCTGAGCATCTGCACCAGGTTAGTCAGCACGGTCGGGTTCTCAAACGGATGGGCAGAGTTGGCGTTGAAGAAGCCTCCTCCGTTGGTGCCCAGCATTTTGATCGCCTCCTGCGATGCCACCGGCCCCATCGACAGCGTCTGCTGCACCCCTTCCAGCGTGGTGAAGTTGTGGTAGGGCGCAAAGTTCTGAATGCTGCCCTGGCTGACAAAGAACAGCGCCATCAGCAGGCTGATGGGCAGTAAGACGTAGAGCGTGATGCGCGTCAGGTCGCGCCAGGCGTTACCCAGCGAAGCCGAGCTGCGATTCGCGAAGCCGCGGATCAGGGCAAACGCCACGGCGATACCGGTCGCGGCAGAGAGGAAGTTCTGCACCGTCAGGCCCACCATCTGACTGAAATAGCTCAGGGTGCTTTCGCCGCTGTAGGACTGCCAGTTGGTGTTGGTCACGAAGCTCACAGCGGTGTTCAGCGCCAGATGCCAGCTCAGGCCCGGCAGCTGCTGGGGATTCAGCGGCAGCGAACCCTGCATCAGCAGGATAGCCAGCAGCAGCACAAAGCCCAGCGCATTGAACAGCAGGATCGCCAGCAGATAGTGCGGCCAGCGCATCTCCGACTGCTGCGCGCCCAGCAGTCGCCACAGTGGCGCTTCCAGACGGGCAAAGAGCGGTTTGTCCGCCACCAGGGATGCCAGCCCCCGACCCAGCGGTTGCGCCAGCAGCATCAGCAGCACCAGATAGAATGCGATGAGTAAGAAAGCATTGGCCGCCATCAGAAGGCCTCCGCATTTAACAGGGCATAGATCAGATAGCCCAGTAACAACACCACCAGCACGATGCCGGTTATTACGCCCACGCTCACAGGAACCTCCAGAGGATTGGATTTATGGCTTAGCTTGCGCGGCGGCGTATAAAGAAGGGGTTAAAATGCAGCGGGCGGGCGTAAAAATAGTGTAAAAATGGCGAAAAATCAGGCGACTTCCAGCGCCCAGATGCGGTTCAGATCGACGTTGCTCCAGAGCGTGCTGTCTTCAGCGCCCACAATGCTGTCGGTGCAGAAACTGTCACCCAGGTCGAGCTCCTCCGGTTTCACCTCACGCTGAGCATGCAGCGACCAGAAGACATGCACACAGGGACGCATCAGCGACTTTTCACCCGCTTTCACCACCAGCGCCACCCGGCCGGAGGCCAGACGCACCAGCGAGCCCACCGGATAGATGCCGATAGTGCGGATAAAGGTGTGCAGCAGGCCCGGATCGAAGTGGCCGCGCCAGCTCAGCATCTGATGCATCGCCTCTGCCGGTGTCCAGCCGTTACGGTAGGCGCGGGTCGAGGTCACGGCATCATAGACGTCACACACCGCCGACATGCGGGCGTAGAGCGAAATTGCCTCACCTTTCAGCCCATGCGGATAGCCGCTACCATCATATTTTTCATGATGATGCAGGGCGATATCGATCAGATCGCTGTCGGCGTTGCACTCGATCAGGATCTGCGCGCCCACCACCGGATGCTGACGCATCACTCTCAGCTCCTCTTCCTCCAGCCTGCCGGCTTTATTCAGGATCGCCAGCGGCACGGCGGCTTTACCGACGTCATGCAGTAAACCGCCCATGCCAACCCGGCGCAATGCACGCTCCTCCAGACCCAGTTTTTTACCCAGCGCAATCATGAGTCCGCAGACCGCCATCGAATGCAGATAGGTATAGTCATCATGATTTTTAAGCCGTGCCACGCTGAGCATGGCGGAGGGTTCACGCGTAATGGAACCGGCGATCTCATCCACCAGCTCCATCATGTAATCCAGTTTCAGGCTGTTACCCAGCCGGGCCTCATTGAACATCGCCTGTATTTTGGGTTTGCCCTGCTGAAAGATCTGCTGTGCCTGATCCAGCTCCTGAAAAAATGGCGTCCGGGCGACAGGTTTCGTGGCGTTCGGGGTCGCGATCGGCGCCTGCACCGATCGATCGAGATCGATCCAGAGCTGACGGATCCCTTCATTGCGTAACAGGTCAATTTGTCGTGGATCGGCGATCAGCATCTGATTATGAATGCGCTGGTCCTTTATCCACCAGACTTCCAGCTTGTGGATAAACATACCCGGACGCAGTTCATCGATAGTAATCAGCTTTATCACGCTATCACTCCTTACTCTCTGCGGGTGGTAAGGTGATATCGGCAGCTGGACAAATTTTCTTCAGGCTGTTTTATGCTAAGCAGGTGGCCGGTTGTGTGGTCAGAGGAGCGCGCGGCGACGGCGCTGCTTATAGCGGGCGATTTTTTTGCCAGGCACTCCGGAATTACTTATATTTGTCAGCAGGACGTTTACTAAACAGTGGTACTGAAAAGTCTGCCCTTATCCACTGTTTTCAACGATGGAGAAAGGAATCATGGCGCAGCCTTCAGCTCCCGGATATTGCATTGTAGAACGCCCCGGAACACTGGAATATCAGGCGCGGGAATTGTTCAGAAATACCCGTTCACCGGCCACCAGCCTGTTTATGACACTGAATGCGGATACACCCTATCTCAAACCAGGGCAAATCCTTATTGTGGCAGATCCTGAAGCACCAGACTCGCTTAACAGACAGCTCCTGATGAATCTCAGACAGGCAAAGAGTAAAACTAATGCAGCATTGGTTGGCGTGAACGGCGATGACGCTGGCTTTATGCAAAAACATTATGGAATGATTGCGGCATTAACGGGGGCCGGAGATAAAATTTTTAGCACAGCAGGCGATGCCGGTGAAAAATATTTTAATGCCATTGAGCAAATCCTGAGAAAAATTGAAGCCAGCTACCAGAATCAGTTTCGCACACAGGGGGCCCTGATCGGCCAGCAGTTTTATACAGAACGCAATCAGCTACTGCATCAACTAAAAGAACTGGTCAATAAGCCGCTATTAAAATCCCTTACGCGGCATACTGTCAAATTCAAACAGTATGACAATATGAAGCGGGCATTAAATCTCTCCTCCCGTTCGATTGTTCATGAGTGGTCCACTTCTGGAATAGGCGGTATTCCGGGATATTCATACTATGTCGGCAATGCGGCCAGAGCCGCGCGTTATTTAAAACGGGGTGGATTGATCGGGATTGGTTTCTCCTTTGCAGCAACGACTAATGATGTGATGCAGGCCTGCAGCAAAGGGCGCGAGGAAGAGTGTGAAAAAATTGCTGTCAGAAGCTATTCAAAATTCGCCATTACCACTGGCGGTGGAATGCTGGGGGGTGTATGGGGTAGCTCTGCTGCATTAGCTGGCTGTGCAGCAATTGGCATAGCAACAGCGGGTGCTGGCGGGGTTGCATGTGCAGTTGTAGGATCTGTTGCCGGTGGATATGCTGTCAGCTCAGGTGTCGATGCTATACTTAATAAAGTCTTAGAATATTATGATCAATAATAAATTTCTGGCCGATATATCGTTATTTTTTGGTGGATTAGGCTGCTGCCTTTTACTGCTGTCACTTGTAATTTATTTATTTAACAGGCAGGATTATTTTAATCTGGTCTCCTCTTACAGAGAGAAACACACTTTACCAGGTCCATGCGCCTTTTATTATATGACAGGCTTCTTTGGCGTTTTTCCGCTCTTACAATTCTTCATAAAATTGAGCAAAAAAAAGAAAATAAAATTCGTCGCTCGCACCGATCCCGGTTACGATTTCTTTGACGAAGAAAAAAACAAGATCCATACGTGGATGAAAATTTATTCTTTTCTGTGGTTCGCCGCAACAGTGTGTTATATCCTCTTTGCTGTTTCCGGGCTACTTCTATCTTAAATTCTGTGCAGGCATCAGTAAGAAAGCCTGCACAGATATTTTAAAAAGCCGTTAATCCTGAAAGGTAACTAAAAAAAGCCAGTGGTTTAATGCGGAGCGGCAGCGCCGCCGCTCCGTTTCTCATTTCTCGTGCAGCAGCTTCGCCATGATCACCACATCACGTAACTGACCATCGCGCAGGGCAGCCTCACGCATTACCCCTTCCCGCTCGAAGCCCAGCCGCTCATAGAGCCGCAGCGCCCGGTCGTTATCGTGAAATACCTCCAGCTCCATGCGGGTAATGCCCAGCCAGTTGCGGGCATAGTCGAGCGCGGTGCGGATCAGACGCTCACCAACGCCGCGTCCGGCAAAATCGGGATGCACACCCAGTCCGAAGCTGATGCAGTGACGGGTGCGCGGCTTGTTATTCACAAACAGCGTCAGCTCACCGGCCAGCGCGCCCTCGATCTCTGCAACGAAAGCGATAAACCCTTCGGCATCCATTCTGTCGAATTTTTTCTCCCAGGTGGCCACGCTGGGAAACGGCAGTTGCAGCGTCCAGGGATAGACATCGGGATGACTGTATAGCCGTTGATAGGCCGCTGCGTCCTGCGGTTCCCGTGCCCGAATGGTGATTTCCATATTTTCTCCTTTTAGCTCAACTGGGTTCATGCACTAAGCTGTAGCTCTTTACCGGACGGAAAGAGTATCGCTATGTTGTATCGCCGTTTTGAACGCTTTATCAATATTTTTCATGACGCGCCTACCGATTCGCCCCCTTCAACGGTCTGGTCGTTCTACTTCTATTATCTGCGGCAGGTCTGGCCGAGCTTTGCGGCCCTGCTGGTGGTGGGCCTGGCGTCAGCCCTGATCGAAGTGTCGCTGTTCAGCTATCTGAGCCGCATTATCGATATGGTCAATCACTCCACGCCCGCGACCCTGTTCCGGGATAACTGGCCGCTGCTGCTGTGGATGGCGGCGGTGGCGCTGATCCTGCGGCCGCTGTTTATCGGTCTGCATGACATGCTGGTTCACCAGAGCATCAGCCCCGGCATGACCAGCATGATCCGCTGGCAGCATCATAATTACGTGCTGCGCCAGAGCCTCAACTTCTTCCAGAGCGACTTTGCCGGGCGTATTGCGCAGCGCATTATGCAGACCGGTAATTCACTGCGCGACTCGGCGGTGCAGCTGGTGGACGCCATCTGGCATGTTCTGATCTACGCCGTCACCTCGCTGGTCCTCTTTGCCGGTGCCGACTGGCGACTGATGATCCCGCTGATTCTGTGGATGGTCGCCTACAGCGCCTCGCTGCGCTTCTTTGTGCCGCGCGTCAAGGCGCGCTCGGTGATCTCCTCGGAGGCCCGTTCCAGGCTAATGGGGACGATCGTGGATGGCTACACCAATATCGCCACCATCAAACTGTTTGCGCACAGCGACCTGGAACGTCAGTACGCCCGCCAGGCGATTCAGGAGCAGACCGATAAAACCCAGTACGCCAGCCGCATGGTCACCAGCATGGATCTGACGCTCTCGGCCCTGAACGGGCTGCTGATTGTCTCCACCTCCGGGCTGGCGCTGTGGCTGTGGAGCCAGTCGTTAATCAGCGTCGGCGCGATTGCGCTGGCAACCGGCCTGGTGATCCGCCTGGTCAACATGTCCGGCTGGATTATGTGGGTGGTCAACGGCATCTTCGAGAATATCGGCATGGTGCAGGATGGGCTGGAGACCATCGCGCAGCCGCTGAGCGTGCAGGATGCGCCACAGGCGACACAGCTTAAGGTCACGCGCGGCAATATCCGTTTTGAGGATGTGCGCTTCGATTATGGCGGCGGCCGTCAGGTAATCGACGGGTTTAACCTCGACATTAAACCTGGCGAGAAGATCGGTCTGATCGGGCCGTCGGGCGCCGGGAAATCGACGCTGGTTAACCTGCTGCTGCGGCTCTATGACCTGAACAGCGGGCGCATTGTGATCGACGATCAGGACATCGCCTCCGTGACGCAGGAGAGCCTGCGCAGTCAGATTGGCATGATCACCCAGGACACCTCGCTGCTGCACCGCTCCATCCGCGAAAACCTGCTCTACGGACGTCCTGACGCCAGCGATGAGGCGCTGCAACTGGCGATGAAACGCGCCCGCGCCGATGAGTTTATTCCGTTGCTCTCCGACTCGCAGGGCCGCACCGGGCTGGACGCGCACGTCGGCGAACGCGGCGTGAAACTGTCAGGCGGTCAGCGTCAGCGCGTGGCGATAGCCCGTGTGCTGCTGAAGGATGCGCCGATTCTGATCATGGACGAAGCGACCTCGGCGCTCGACTCTGAAGTGGAAGCGGCCATTCAGGAGAGCCTGGAGTCGTTAATGCAGGGCAAAACCGTGATCGCCATTGCACACCGCCTCTCCACCATTGCGAAGATGGATCGGCTGGTGGTGCTGGATAAAGGCGGCATTGCCGAGATGGGCAGCCATCACGAACTGCTGGCAAAAAACGGCCTCTACGCCCGGCTCTGGCAGCATCAGACCGGAGGATTTGTCGGCGTCGATTAATCGCCGCGTCGATAGGGCAAGGCGTCGCGGGCTTCTTCCGCCCAGCCGCGCACGCCTTCCCGCTCCTGCACCAGAAAATCAGCGACAGCATCACGCAGGCCGGGATGCAGCAGATAGTGCCAGGAGCGAGTGATCTGCGGCTCAAAGCCGCGCACCAGCTTGTGTTCACCCTGCGCACCCGCATCGAACCGCGTCAGCCCTTCCTCAATCGCCAGCTCCATTCCCTGATAGAAACAGGTTTCGAAGTGCAGCCGGTCAAACTCCGCCAGGCAGCCCCAGTAGCGGCCGTAGAGCGTCTCGCTGTCCCGCAGATAAAAAGCCATCGCCGCCGGTTGCTGCTGTAAGCGGGCAATGACTACCACTATGTTCTGCGGCATCCGTTCCGCCAGCAGGCTGAAAAAGTCGCGCGTCAGATAGGGCCGCTGACCACGCACTGCATAGGTGTTGGCGTAACAGGTGTAGACAAAATCCCACTGATCTTCGCGTAACTGGTCGCCGCGATAGCGGTCAAACAAAAAGCCGCTCTGCGCCACCTGTTCGCGCTCTTTTCGCAGCTGTTTGCGCTTGCGCGACATCAGCGTATCCAGGAAATCCTGAAAATCGCGGTAGCCGCGATTGTGCCAGTGATACTGGCAGCCGAGCCGCGACAGCCAGTCGGGCTGATCGGCCAGCAGCTGGTCAGCCTGTGCATCGGTGAAGTTGATATGCGCCCCGCTCAGGCCATGCTGCAGCAGGCTTGCCGGCAGGGCCGACAGCAGTTGTGCGGCGGGCTCCCCCAGCAGGCGCGCGCCGCTGACCGGGCTGAAGGGGATCGCCCCCAGCCATTTCGGGTAGTAGCGGATACCGGCGCGCTGGCTGGCATCCGCCCAGGCGTGATCGAAGACATACTCACCCTGCGAATGGTATTTCTGGTAGCCCGGCAGCGCGGCGCGGGTGACGCCCTTTTCCTGCCACAGCAGATGATCGGGCTGCCAGCCTGACTCAGGCCGGACGCTGCCGCTCTGCTCTAAGGTGAGCAGAAAGGCGTGGCGCAAAAAGGGCTGGTCATCGGGCAACAGTGCATCCCACTCGGCGGCCGGGATGGCTGCCAGTGACGTCAGGTGAATCAGCGACATGAAATACTCCAGACAGCGTCGGGCAGAGCGTCAGTCAAGCAGGTTTTCCGCCGCGGCGAAAGGGTTAAGGCACACAAAGTGAAGGCTGCATCCCCTGCACACAGCCTCTATACTGCGACTTTACCTCTACAGGGCTTCGCGATGGATCGACTCGATTGTGACCGGATGTTTGTCACGGTGCTGGAAACCGGCAGCTTTTCAGCGGCGGCGCTGCGTCTTGGCACCAGCAGCAGTCAGGCCTCCAAGCTGGTATCGAAGCTGGAGCAGCAGCTCGGTGTGCAGCTGTTCAAGCGCAGCACGCGCGCCCTGTCGCCGACTGATGTTGGCCGCAGCTACTATGAGCGGGTAAAACACCTGCTGGATGCCTTTGAGACGCTGGATGCCAGCGTGCGCGAAAGTGCCACCACCCCCACCGGCAGGCTGAAGATCAGCGCCCCCGGCTCCTTCGGCACGGCGGTGCTCTCGCAGGTGCTGGTCGCCTTTGCGCGGCGCTATCCGCTGATTGAACTGGATGTCAGCTTTTCCGATCGGGCGGTCAACATCGTCGATGAGGGCTTCGATATGGCGATCCGGATCGGCAACCTCAGCGACAGCAGCCTGGTGGCCCGCAAGCTGGGCGAGGTGCATGTGCGCATCGCCGCCTCGCCGGTCTATCTTGAACAGTTCGGCACCCCGCAGCACTGGCGTGACATGGCGCAGCACCAGTGCGTTATCGACACCAATTTTCGCGATCCCTGGCACTGGCCGTTCAGCGGCGGTGATGACAACCGCGAGATCGTCACGGTGCCGGTCCGGGGCCGTCTGCGCTTCGCCAATACGGAGGCCTGCCTGCAGGCGGCGGTCGCGGGTCTGGGGATTGCGCGCCTGCCCGGTTTTATCGCGGCCCCTGCGCTGCAGCGTGGCGAAATTGTCCGCCTGCTGGAGAACTTCGACACCCCGCCATTGGGCCTGTTTGCGGTCTATCCACCCGCCCGCCATCTGGCCCATCGGGCGCGCCTGCTCATCGACTTCCTGGTCACCCACTTCACCCGCCATCCGCCCGCGTGATTTCTTCCATAATGGAATAAATGATTGTCTTTGTGACCGGATTATCAGCCGTTTAGTCATCAGTTAAGCTGCGGCTCAAATCACAGAGGAGTCGCGCGATGTTAGTAGAAGGCAAATGGAGTAGTGACTGGCATCCGGTGCAGGCTACCG is part of the Pantoea sp. Ep11b genome and harbors:
- the kdpA gene encoding potassium-transporting ATPase subunit KdpA, whose protein sequence is MAANAFLLIAFYLVLLMLLAQPLGRGLASLVADKPLFARLEAPLWRLLGAQQSEMRWPHYLLAILLFNALGFVLLLAILLMQGSLPLNPQQLPGLSWHLALNTAVSFVTNTNWQSYSGESTLSYFSQMVGLTVQNFLSAATGIAVAFALIRGFANRSSASLGNAWRDLTRITLYVLLPISLLMALFFVSQGSIQNFAPYHNFTTLEGVQQTLSMGPVASQEAIKMLGTNGGGFFNANSAHPFENPTVLTNLVQMLSIFLIPAALCFAFGESVRDRRQGHMLLWAMTLMFVAAVAVVMWAELQGNPHFLQMGADSAANMEGKETRFGILNSSLFAVITTAASCGAVNAMHDSFTALGGMVPMWLMQLGEVVFGGVGAGLYGMLLFVLLAVFIAGLMIGRTPEFLGKKVDVWEMKMTALAILVTPALVLIGTALAMMTDAGRSAMANPGIHGFSEVLYAVSSAANNNGSAFAGLSANTPFWNLLLAVCMLLGRFGIIIPVMAIAGAMAVKKVQPVGNGTLPTHGPLFIALLIGTVLLVGALTFIPALALGPVAEHLQLVQGQSS
- the kdpF gene encoding K(+)-transporting ATPase subunit F; translation: MSVGVITGIVLVVLLLGYLIYALLNAEAF
- a CDS encoding HD-GYP domain-containing protein; this translates as MIKLITIDELRPGMFIHKLEVWWIKDQRIHNQMLIADPRQIDLLRNEGIRQLWIDLDRSVQAPIATPNATKPVARTPFFQELDQAQQIFQQGKPKIQAMFNEARLGNSLKLDYMMELVDEIAGSITREPSAMLSVARLKNHDDYTYLHSMAVCGLMIALGKKLGLEERALRRVGMGGLLHDVGKAAVPLAILNKAGRLEEEELRVMRQHPVVGAQILIECNADSDLIDIALHHHEKYDGSGYPHGLKGEAISLYARMSAVCDVYDAVTSTRAYRNGWTPAEAMHQMLSWRGHFDPGLLHTFIRTIGIYPVGSLVRLASGRVALVVKAGEKSLMRPCVHVFWSLHAQREVKPEELDLGDSFCTDSIVGAEDSTLWSNVDLNRIWALEVA
- a CDS encoding GNAT family N-acetyltransferase, with amino-acid sequence MEITIRAREPQDAAAYQRLYSHPDVYPWTLQLPFPSVATWEKKFDRMDAEGFIAFVAEIEGALAGELTLFVNNKPRTRHCISFGLGVHPDFAGRGVGERLIRTALDYARNWLGITRMELEVFHDNDRALRLYERLGFEREGVMREAALRDGQLRDVVIMAKLLHEK
- a CDS encoding ABC transporter ATP-binding protein; translated protein: MLYRRFERFINIFHDAPTDSPPSTVWSFYFYYLRQVWPSFAALLVVGLASALIEVSLFSYLSRIIDMVNHSTPATLFRDNWPLLLWMAAVALILRPLFIGLHDMLVHQSISPGMTSMIRWQHHNYVLRQSLNFFQSDFAGRIAQRIMQTGNSLRDSAVQLVDAIWHVLIYAVTSLVLFAGADWRLMIPLILWMVAYSASLRFFVPRVKARSVISSEARSRLMGTIVDGYTNIATIKLFAHSDLERQYARQAIQEQTDKTQYASRMVTSMDLTLSALNGLLIVSTSGLALWLWSQSLISVGAIALATGLVIRLVNMSGWIMWVVNGIFENIGMVQDGLETIAQPLSVQDAPQATQLKVTRGNIRFEDVRFDYGGGRQVIDGFNLDIKPGEKIGLIGPSGAGKSTLVNLLLRLYDLNSGRIVIDDQDIASVTQESLRSQIGMITQDTSLLHRSIRENLLYGRPDASDEALQLAMKRARADEFIPLLSDSQGRTGLDAHVGERGVKLSGGQRQRVAIARVLLKDAPILIMDEATSALDSEVEAAIQESLESLMQGKTVIAIAHRLSTIAKMDRLVVLDKGGIAEMGSHHELLAKNGLYARLWQHQTGGFVGVD
- a CDS encoding GNAT family N-acetyltransferase produces the protein MSLIHLTSLAAIPAAEWDALLPDDQPFLRHAFLLTLEQSGSVRPESGWQPDHLLWQEKGVTRAALPGYQKYHSQGEYVFDHAWADASQRAGIRYYPKWLGAIPFSPVSGARLLGEPAAQLLSALPASLLQHGLSGAHINFTDAQADQLLADQPDWLSRLGCQYHWHNRGYRDFQDFLDTLMSRKRKQLRKEREQVAQSGFLFDRYRGDQLREDQWDFVYTCYANTYAVRGQRPYLTRDFFSLLAERMPQNIVVVIARLQQQPAAMAFYLRDSETLYGRYWGCLAEFDRLHFETCFYQGMELAIEEGLTRFDAGAQGEHKLVRGFEPQITRSWHYLLHPGLRDAVADFLVQEREGVRGWAEEARDALPYRRGD
- a CDS encoding LysR family transcriptional regulator, producing the protein MDRLDCDRMFVTVLETGSFSAAALRLGTSSSQASKLVSKLEQQLGVQLFKRSTRALSPTDVGRSYYERVKHLLDAFETLDASVRESATTPTGRLKISAPGSFGTAVLSQVLVAFARRYPLIELDVSFSDRAVNIVDEGFDMAIRIGNLSDSSLVARKLGEVHVRIAASPVYLEQFGTPQHWRDMAQHQCVIDTNFRDPWHWPFSGGDDNREIVTVPVRGRLRFANTEACLQAAVAGLGIARLPGFIAAPALQRGEIVRLLENFDTPPLGLFAVYPPARHLAHRARLLIDFLVTHFTRHPPA